The sequence AGCTTGATGGATGGATGGCGCTCCAGGCCAGCTTCCTGAGAGCCCAGCGCCCGACTCTGGCGCCAGGGCTGGGGTGGTTCCTGCAGGATGAGGCCACTGCCCTGTCTGACCTCACAGGGCTGGTGACTTTGGGCCACTCCCTGGTTTCTGCACCTTCCAGTGAACAGGACTGGTGCCTCCCAAACTGGGGTGAGCACACAAGTCAACTGGGGATCCTGGTGACATGCAGATCAGATTCTGATTCGGGAGGACTGGCTGGGCCAGGCCCAGGATTTGGCAGGTATAAACTGTGCCCAGGTGATCCTGGTGCTGCTGGTCTACTCTGAGTAGAGGGAGCCTAGAGCAGGCTTCTCAAGCTCGGCACTAGTGACATTCGGGATCATTCCTTGTGGCTGGGTGATTCTTCGTGGCAGGAAGAGGGAGCTGTTGTGTGCATCGTAGGACACTGGGCAgcaccccagcccccacccacttgtctccagacattgccagacaTCCCGGTTGAGAAGCACTGGCCTGGAATGTTCTAGTGGGCTAGACCCTAGTgcccccctcccttctttctttgaCCTGGCGGCGATGGGGcctctgggcagggctgggtggggagggaaacAGGAGCGGCAGCAGCGAGCCTGCCCCTCAGCGGCTGGCAGTTAGCTTGCGAAGCTGCCCTGTGCTCTCCCTTGTTTCCGGGCCGCACTGACTccaccctcctcttctctccctgccccaacCCTACCCTGAGGCCAGCTCCATGCCAGGTCCTGCTGGAACCTTCCCTGACCCGTGCCCCCTCCTGGAACCATGCCCCCCTCCTCCTGATGCCTGGCTGTCTCTCTGGGAGTGTGGTGGGGGACTGGGCAGTGGAAGAGGCTCCGCTCTGGGTGATCGCCCCCGCCGCAGAGCTGTCATATGCTGGTTCCTCATCTGCACGGTGATGCCTTCCTTGCTAAGAGAACGAACTGGCTCAGCCCACACAACCTACATGGCTGGAAGGCTCCCCAGGATCACTACTGTGACATGAACAGAACGGTCCTCACTCCCCTCCCAGGAGGAAAGGAGCTGGGCAGGACCATCAAAGCCCAGGCCATGTCCTGGGGGAGGAGTGACCACATCAAGGGGCCAGACCCTGGCTGTGAGGTCACCTTCTGGACCGCAGGCAGCTCCTGGGGTCGCTCAGCGCCCAGCCCCGGCCTGGCCCACGCTGGAGCCACACGAGCCAGGGCGGGGGCCGCGAGGCGCCTACCGTTTCAGAAAGGCCCTCCAGCTCCCATCTGAGTACCTGTTTAAGAACTTGGCCACGTCTGCATCCGTCTCACCGGACTGGACAAGAGGCACCACGCTAGGAGGGGAGGAAACACGGCATCACACTACGTTACGGGCTCAACACGCTTGGGGGCAGGGGCTGCGTCCTGACTCAGCATTTCACTCCCGCTGCAGCCTCGCCAGTCTGTGTGCAGACACGCTAGATGGTGCTGCCGCTGAGCGCCAGTGAGCTGGCGGCCCCTCCACGCACGTCGCCTCTGCTACATAACTCCTGCTGGGAGGTGCTCGCCCCAAACCGAGGCCCCAGGTTTGTGTCTCCTGCCCCAGGGGCTTTGTCACCTGGGCACGGGTTTGGTGTCCtcaggaccccccccccccactcggCCATTCCCTGATGTTGGgcctttgggttgtttccaattttttgctacTATGAGCACTGCTGATGTGGACAGCTTTGTACaaatgacttttttccttttgaagcTGAAGCTCTTTTGTGACTCAGCATCACTTTAGGAACCACTTGGCCCCAAGGGCCTTTCATGAAAAGTGAAATCTTTATGACATGGGGCCATGGACGGAGCTCAGGTATGGAGCAGACACACCTGGGCTCAAATCCAGACTCTGCCATGGACCACCCAGGTGACCCCGGCCACGGTGTCACCTCTGAGCCCCAGCGTCCTGACTCCAGTAGAGTGGGGGCTGCCACCACCTCTCTCCCAAGGTTACCACAAGGAATCAATGAAATAATGGATACAAAGTGCCCAGCACGGTCCTGCCGGTTATATAAAGCAGGgctttattcccatttctctgtaAAGCCGGCTGGCAGCCTGGCCTATGAGTGGTGTAAATGGAGATGTTgcaattactcttttttttttttaatttagtttttatttttttgcggtacgcgggcctctcactgttgtggcctctcccgttgcggagcacaggctccggacgcgcaggctcagcggccatggctcacgggcccagccgctccgcggcatgtgggatcttcccggaccggggcacgaacctgtgtcccctgcatcggcaggtggactctcaaccactgcgccaccagggaagccccgcaattACTCTTTTAAAGTTTCCTTGAAAAGGCAGTCAGGAGCttctggtggggggcggggggtgtgtgTCCCTCCTCTCCTGACTGAGTTGGGGGATTGGGGTAGCAGGTGGCTGGTCTGGGCCCttctccacccagcagccagCATGTCATCTCATGGCCTAAAACCCATCAATGGCTCACAGGATAAAGGCTCTCAGGATAAATGCAGAGCTCTCGGGGCACATGAGGCCCTGCCCGGCCTGGCCTCAGCTCAGCCTCTAGCCTCGTCATGCCTCACGCCCCTCACTCTGGACCAGACACTCGGCGTCCTTTGTGTGTGTTCCATGCAGACTGCCGCCTCTGCCCTTGCTGTCCCCTCACCCTGGGCACTCTGTCCACTGTGCCCCCAGTACCCCCCATGCCCAGTCCCAGGCTGGGTCACTCTGGTGCCAAGTACCCTCCCTCATAGCTCTTATCATGGTGTGGAGCTTTTCAATCCTTTCTGCTCAGCTGAGACCACCCCCACCATTTAAATTAACCCCAGGAACAGGGAGTCCTCACTGAATACGCACCTGGATTTCATACCACGTGAGTGTTATTATAATTACAAATAATCGCCTAGACCCGCtgggcctccccctcccctttcctggaGCTGCCTGCTTCTGCACAAGCTCTGATCCCCACGTGCTGttccgcccccaccccaccacccccgtCAGGATCACTGTCTCTCTGCCCAGGCCCCGCTCCCTCGGTCCCGCACCCCTGTACCGTCTCTCAGCTCGGCGGCACACGGCCCGACAGAAATGCAGTGCGGAGCTGCTCTTGCCTCCGGACTGAAAGGAGAAAGCGGGTGTTGgctggaagggtggggggagggtgcccACTGCAGGCAGGGAGCCTGGATGGACTGAGGGACACACAGGCCCCGCCCACAACAGGCAGTGTTCTGTCTCCAGGGGCCCTGCCGGGGCACACCCACTGGGTACCCCTCTCCAAAGCAGGCAGGACTGGGGAGGGAGCCGTGACGGTCTGGAGGGGActtgggggctgggggaaagCTTCTGTCGCTGTTAAAAACTAAAAGGGGGGAGGCTGAATCCCTGCCTGTGTGTTTTGGTCAACACACTGGCCCGCAGCCACCCCCAGGTTGAGGCAGCCCAGTACCTACAGGCAGGATGAAAGCCGTGAGCGGGGGCAGCTGGCTGGAGTATCTGTCGATCCACTGCTCCAGCTCCAGGATGGGCCCTGCCTCGAACGTGGCATGTTCTGTGGAGCCAAGGAGAAGTGGCGGTGAGGCCACTGCCCCAGGATCACAAGGAGTCCACCCCGTCCCTCCCACCTGGGTGCCCACCAACCATTCCCCTGGCTCAGAGGGACCCTCCGTCTCAGGCTGCACAGGCCAGGTTGACAGGGGTCCCAGGCGACACCCAGGACAGAGTCATTCCCCCCACCCACGGGCCCAGGCCCCCCAGGGCCCTCTGAGCACACACAGTGGGTTCAGGGAGAGAATTACTTAAGTGAGCCTCCCTGGCTGAGGAGCGCGGTGTTGCCAGTGCAGAGCCGACGTCCTGCAGGGAGCATTGGATCTGGGGAGGAATGGAAGGCATGGGTGAAGACCCTGTTACGCCGGCCAAGCGGGGCTCTCGTGCGTCCACGTGCAGGGCTGGGCCTGCCGGGAGCTGTCAGACCTCTAAGGAGCTGGCATTTACAAAGGCTAATCAGCAAATTCTGTCTGAACCTGCAGCACAGCACGTCTGCCCTGTTGGGAGGGGCCCTGGGTGACGCAGACGGGGAGTGTCAAGCGCCCAGCGATAGTCAGGAGGAGTCTTCTCACCCCGACCCTCCTCTCCCATGTGCCGGGCCCTTcgaggtctttttcttttctctaaactgACGGCCTTGGTTTTCTAACCTATAACACTTGGGCGGAGAGACCCAAATTGACAGTGCTTTTTAAACTATACAGGACAGGGCTGTGCCCTCTGATGAGACAGCCACCGTGGCAGTGTGCCGGGAGCAGGACACAGTCGGTGAGAGTAGACGGTGCCCACCCGGGAGTGGACTGGAACCTGTTGAGCCACCGAGCAGCAGACGCTGGGTAAGTTCCTTAACCTCGTGGTGTCTCTGTGGCTTCCGATGGAAAGGGGCATCACAGTACTACTCCGCCGCCGGCCACCTGCGGCGTTTACCCCGGGGGCTGGAGAGAGGTGGCCCCAGTCTGGGAATCCGATCCCAGCCCCGCTGATTCCTGGCTGTGCGGCCTtgggctgagcctcagttttgtcctCTGTAAAACGTGAGGGCTGGCCTCCACCTCATGGGCTTCTGCAGGGAGAGCCGGGAACAGGCTGCCTGGCCTGCTATAGGCCCGGAGCAGCTCCCGGGGGCCAGGCGGGGAACCCAGCTGAACAAGCCACAGTCTGCACCCTTGGGGCGCCCAGGCCACACTCCTGGTGACGCTTGCCTTTAGAGGCAGAAGCACAGGAGCTGCGGAAGCCTGGGAGAAGCACCGGCTGGAAGCaggggtggccagggaaggccccGGAGGAGGTGATGTTGAAACTGTTACCCAAAGGACGTGGTCTAAAGCAAGGGAGGGGCTCATCACGCCACTGACCCCCTCTTCCCTCTGCAAACCCCGCTCAGAGGTGAGCACGGCAGACAGAAACGACCACTGTAGACGCCAGCAATTCCTCATTCTGAGGCTGAAGACCAGTCTCCCTCATACAGGAGGTGCCTCATTCATAGAATGTTCCAGCAGTTTAGGCCTCCCATCTTTCTGCAGCCCCTCACTACCCTGTGTCTGCTCCCAGGGGCCCCAGTGGGCTCCAGCCTGGCCTGGAGGACTGAAGCAGGCCGAGGGCTGACCCTCCAGGGAGCAGCTGACTCAGGTCAGCACGCAGACTAAAACCCCAGGTACATTCTCCATGTTCTGGGGGTGGTGGCCCTGCCTCTATTTCTGAAGTCCTCTCTGTGGGCCAGAGCCCCCGCTGCCTCTTAAGAACAGAACAGTAATTCTAAGAACCCTACCATCCCCCCCACCGAGGGCTAACCACAGCTGGGCCTTTCAAGTCTCTCAACCTCAGGGCCACTAACACTTTGGCCCAGGTCATCCTCTGTCACAGGGACCATCCTGTGCGTTGTAGGACGTTTAGCCTCATCCCTGCCTCTACACACTAGATCCCAGTAGCACCTCCACCTCCAGTGTGACAACTTAAAACACTTAAGTTGCCCAGACAActtaaaatatctccagacattgccctGTGTCCCCTGAGGGGCAGAACTGCCCTGGGCTGAGACCACTGCCCTTCACATTTCCCTCTCTGAGGCCAAACCTCACCACTCACCTGTGAGGGAGGGTCATCTCTGTgtgtccccatcttacagatgaagaaactgaggctcacagagggtAAGTGGACTAGTCCCAGGTGACACAGAAAGGAACTGATGGTCAGTTGGCAAATCCAGTTATGGCCACTAGGCCTCGGGGTTGGAAAATCCCAGCTCGGGGTGAGACAATGTTACTCACTTTCTGAAGCTCTTCCACAAACGGGTGGCCCTTTTCTGCAATTAATTCCATAGCAAACctgtgaggaagaaggaagaaggatttGCCTCGAATATAACATCCCCAGGCCCTGTCTTGCTGGAAGGCAATACATTCTCAGGGGATTGGCCATTTTGCTAATTGAGCTGTCACAGGAAGGCCGTTATTTTCTTGCTGACATTGAGGAACATCGTAACCTTCCATGTGGTTGCGGGTATTTGGTTTTCGCCGCTCATCCAGCCAACAACTCCTCTTTCAGCGCCTACTCTGGCCAGGTCCAGGTGATTCAGTATGAACAGAGGTGACACAGGCCCCATTAGGCAGGACAGGGAGATGTGAATCAGATGTCACATGACTAACAGTGAAGTTGCAAACTGAGGTCAGTGCTCTGAAGGAAAGGGTGAGAGTCCTGGGATATTTGGCCTTGATTAGggttcagggagggcttcctggaggaagcaatGCTGGAAGTGGGACTCTGAAGGCTTGAGTAGGAGTTCGCTGGTAAGGCTGGGTGGGGCAGGAAAATCAAAGTGCCCCCGATGCAGGTCAGGACTGTGGCCCTGGCCTCCCTCAGAACACTGCACCCTCTTCTGTACCAGTCAGGTTCCTCGCCAGACAGTGGTGTGTTTGAAGGGTTCCTGGAGAAAAGCTTCACGAAGGGACTACTGACAGAGTGGGAAGGCTTATGGGAACTGCAGATGGATGGCAGAGATGAGCAAAAGCAAGAGCCTGAAGGGGCAAGGGAGGATCAAAGGCACTACCAACCCTGGAGAGAGCTGCATTCTGGGCAGAGGCCACCGCCAGGAGCTGGGCAGCTGGGAGAAAGCAGTGGAGAGCCCCACAACTGCCAGAGCCgcacagggctgggggcagggtcaCACATACCCCTACCCCTCTCACCCTCGTCCGATCTCCTGCTGGTGCTGCCCATTGGTTGGACCAACTCTAAAGCCAGAGGACAAGGGAATCGGGGTGAGACCATCTCCAGGCCAGCCTCCCAGGCACAGGAGAATGGCTTTGAAAGGGCAAAAAAAGAACTACTGTGCATCTTCTAGCCCATCGTACAATCAGAACTAAATAAGCACACACGTAAGCTGTCCCGTGTTGGTCTTCCCCTCTGGATGGTGAGGCGGGGGCGTATGCCTCAAGCCTGGCACATTGGAGATGCTTGGGAATATGTGCTCACCGAGGATGTTCCCACGACAGAGGCCAGCGGGAGGCCCCTCCCCATGCTCGCTCCATCCCCGCTCCCACCACTTGTGGCTGCCCCTCCAGCATCTGTCTGCTCCGCCCCGCCCGCTGCACCGCACCCCGCAGACCGCAGGCTCCGTGAAGGCAGGGCTGAGGCTCCCCACtcagcagagcctggcacacgcAGATGCTCCGCCAACATCTGAGGACGGAAGAATCCACAACTGAGCTGTGGCCAGTCCCCTGCACCACATCACCTGCGGGATGATGGCCTGCTGATTTGCTAATTCTAAACAGCCGATGCTAGAACCCGCCTTCCTGCCCCTCTGCCCACTTCATCTTGTGTGCACTTCCCCCTCGCCACACCCTTCCCACACACACCAAGGGGTCTGCCCTCTCTCCTCTGCTGGCAGACTAGCTACATTATCCTTCCTGAGAACCTCACTTAGGCCCATCACTGAGAAATGGCCACCATGAACAGGTAAGTTTTAATaattatgatgataataatagctagcatTATGATTGGTGCTAGGTACTGTCCTAAGGGGGAAACATGGAGTTCTCTCATTACATCCTCACAAGAACCCAATGAGATTGGATACTATTACTAGGATCACTTGACAgaataggaaactgaggctcagagaggccaggtgatttgcctgaagtcacacagccagtcagcAGTGGGagagaatttgaacccaggtctgtctgattacCATGATCTTCACCCACAAGGCCGAGTCAGAACTTGTGAACTAGTACTTATAATACCTGCAGCTCATGCTGCCAATGGCTTCCTGAGCATGGTGGCCTGAACTTTGTTCTCAAATATTTgcggcccctcccacccctgctgctGTCACATGTGTCCACGTCCCTGgctctggccaatgaaatgtgagcagagGTGGCGTGTCACTTCGTGGAAGCTTTAAGAGCCAGCGTGGGCATCACTGTGGTCTTTCTTCCCTCTGCCACAATTACTGGTGTGGTTCTAGACAGAGGCTGTCCCACCAGCCCGGGTCCCAGAGTGAAGGCCAGGCAGAGAAGAAACATACCCAACCCACGATGGGCTTGAAGTGAGAGGATGAAATACGCCTTTGGTGGTTTAAGCCACGAAATGTGGGGGCTGTTTGTTACACCAGCATGGCCCGGCCAATCCTGACTACTTCCCTGAGTCCACCTTCTAAACTCTGGCTGTGTATATGCTTAAAAAATAAGCCTCCCGAAAGGGATCACGTCTGATGCCCTGTGTACTGTGCTCGACTCACCTGTCACTTTGCACGTGCACCTCAATGGCACACACATACGAGCAGAGTGAGGGAGCAGGGATGGAGGGGCGAGGCAGCATCACGTGGTGAGGGATGGAAGCCACAGGCCAAGGAAGGTTTATCGAGGGCTGGCAGCCTCTGGGACTGGCGGGCACTCTGGAGAGCTGCACATCAGTCATGCCCTCTAACAACCAACTCAAGCCCGACCTCAAGGCCAATCCCGTCCCCCTTACCCAATGGCTGAACTTAATTCATCTGTAGTTCCCACGGCTTCAAACACCTGGTCATCTTTCGGTCTCCTTTCTCCGGTGAAGGTGCTGGAAAACCCTGTGAAAATGTTTTGCTGCCCaaattaaagagttttttttcctgatatgctcttttaaagcatttttccACTTGAAGGAtaacatacacagaaaagtgctcGAATCATAAGTGTACAAGTTGATGAATTGTTACTAACTGAAACAGACCTCTGTGATCAGCATCTAGATCAAGGAATGAAATAGGAGCCTCACCCTAGAGGCCCCCGTGTCCCCGCTTTCAgtcactgcccccctccccaggggtaaccactgtcctcacttcttccctgatatcctttatttatttatttatttatttttggctgcgctgcttggcttgtgggattttagttccccgaccagggactgaacccaggtccttggcagtgagagcgtggagtcctaaccactggactgccagggaattccgtcCCTGGAGTCTTTGGCTGGAGGGCATCAACACTATCATCCCtttgcatcttttcttttcttattgtgaTAACATAAACATAATGTAAAATtggccattttaaccatttttaagtgtacaatggcattaagtacatctaTGAATGTTTTTATCTTCTTACTACATAAATATACCCCCAAAGCAATAAATACTGGTAATCtgcgtggtttttttttttggtggggggggccatgccacgcagcatgcgggatcttagttccccaaccagggatcagacccgcgccccctgcagtggaagcgccaagttctaaccactggaccgccagggaagtccatgcgtggtttaaaactttagaaaatggTATCATACTGATATGttcttctgcatctttttttttctgtacatcatgttctggcattttttttaattatcaaagcAATATATGctcattacaaaataaataatagaataaaagtaTGTACAGGAAACAATGAAAGCCCGTCTATTTATTCCCCTCTCCCACAATTCAATCTCTCTCCCAGGTAACAGTCCAAGGTATAACCTTTCACAATGTTCTATGTACACCTgaacacacatataaatatacacacacacttttattcAATGGATTCCAACTATTTGGAttgttctgcaacttgcttttatcACTTAATATATCTTGGGCATCTTTCATTTCACATCACATTTGGGTGACGCCTATTGAGATCTGTTACATACTTTTAACGTCTGCAAACAATttggaagaactttaaaaaatatattttaaagctattatttatttaattctcattccAGAATTTTCCATCAATTTCTAGTGCCGCGTgacatacaggatcttagttccctgaccaaggatcgaacccatgccccctgcagtagaagcgtggagtcttaaccactggactgccagggaagtcctagaattTGGAAGAACTTTAAGATGGAATCTGCCATgtctttctttgcatttttcaccTGTCCCCACCCTACCTTTGTCTCCTGTTTTGGTGTAGATCTTGGGGAGCTTGGGTGTCTTCGAGGAAGGCCTAAGGAGAAATAAACATCAAGAGATGATGAGTGAGGACGGCATATATACTGGGGCACGTCCTTCAGTGGGTCACAGTTTGCTACCCATATCCTCAGAGGCAGCACTTACCCGCTTCTGCTTGGATCTCTTGAAATCTTTCCCCTCCGTTCCTCTTAGTTTTAAGCCCTTTGTGGGCAAGTTCTATGTCTTGCCACACCCGCATCTGCAGAATAGCTGATGTAGTGCATTGCTCAATGCAGACGCTCTATAAATATTGGCTGAAAGAATTTAGCGATCAC is a genomic window of Lagenorhynchus albirostris chromosome 14, mLagAlb1.1, whole genome shotgun sequence containing:
- the MMAB gene encoding corrinoid adenosyltransferase MMAB; translation: MAVWGLGGRLGLRGCLGARKLLCPRFQSRGPQGVEDGDRPRPSSKTPKLPKIYTKTGDKGFSSTFTGERRPKDDQVFEAVGTTDELSSAIGFAMELIAEKGHPFVEELQKIQCSLQDVGSALATPRSSAREAHLKHATFEAGPILELEQWIDRYSSQLPPLTAFILPSGGKSSSALHFCRAVCRRAERRVVPLVQSGETDADVAKFLNRLSDYLFTLARYTAMKEGNPEKIYKKNDLSVHA